The Scomber scombrus chromosome 22, fScoSco1.1, whole genome shotgun sequence genome has a window encoding:
- the etv6 gene encoding transcription factor ETV6 isoform X1: MSESSTVVTKQERSSFSPSANPLPNSTSSPVHAPAARPASRMEDEPARLPAHLRLQPVFWSREDVAQWLRWAEKEFALRPITSGSFQMNGKALLLLTKEDFRYRSPPSGDVLYELLQHILKQRKPHVFYPSAYFPGNSFHSLPESAVHHIKLEETVRRGTRGAEPVPQHPPTIELRHRSRSPHNTAPRRSPPEQNHPRPVNEDHLQTFSQLPDSNHHMSEDMYPLSVSPAAPNGRCGTPREGPCPGSPGGQEAGPPRVIQLMPSAIMNPLLLSPNRNSSGATVEFRHSRGGPPSQVTLENGRDGKVHHHQIPLIQQQQHLLQQQEEALYRNHIIMPVSPPEDQQMPIGRIADCRLLWDYVYQLLSDSRYENYIRWEDPESKVFRIMDPNGLARLWGNHKNRTNMTYEKMSRALRHYYKLNIIRKEPGQRLLFRFMKTPDEIMNGQTDRLEHLESDTDEQIYIKEEC, translated from the exons ATGTCTGAATCCTCCACGGTTGTGACCAAG CAGGAGAGGAGCTCTTTCAGTCCTTCCGCGAACCCGCTGCCAAACTCCACTTCCTCCCCCGTCCATGCTCCCGCCGCGAGGCCAGCCAGCCGAATGGAAGACGAGCCTGCCAGGCTGCCTGCGCACCTGC GTTTGCAGCCAGTATTCTGGAGCAGAGAAGATGTGGCCCAGTGGCTACGATGGGCAGAGAAGGAGTTTGCACTCCGGCCAATCACCAGTGGGTCTTTCCAGATGAACGGCAAagccctgctgctgctcaccaaGGAGGACTTCCGCTACCGCTCCCCCCCCTCCG GGGATGTCCTGTATGAGCTGCTGCAACACATCCTGAAGCAGAGGAAGCCCCATGTGTTCTACCCATCTGCCTACTTCCCGGGTAACTCCTTCCACTCATTGCCTGAAAGCGCTGTACATCACATAAAGCTCGAAG AAACGGTACGGCGGGGAACACGTGGTGCAGAGCCCGTCCCCCAGCATCCACCAACTATTGAGCTGCGGCACCGCTCCCGCTCCCCCCACAACACAGCACCCCGACGATCCCCTCCAGAGCAAAACCACCCGCGCCCCGTCAATGAGGACCACCTCCAGACCTTCTCCCAGCTGCCCGACAGCAACCACCACATGTCTGAGGACATGTATCCTCTATCGGTGTCCCCGGCTGCCCCGAATGGCCGCTGCGGCACTCCCCGAGAAGGCCCCTGCCCGGGCAGCCCAGGGGGCCAGGAGGCAGGCCCTCCTCGCGTCATCCAGCTCATGCCCAGTGCCATCATGAACCCTCTGCTCCTTAGCCCAAACAGGAACAGCAGTGGTGCCACCGTGGAATTCAGGCACAGCCGTGGTGGACCCCCATCACAGGTCACGCTTGAGAATGGACGTGATGGGAAAGTCCACCACCATCAGATACCActgatccagcagcagcagcatctactgcagcagcaggaggaggcaCTCTACAGGAACCATATCATCATGCCTGTTTCTCCTCCAGAGGACCAGCAAATGCCCATTGGGCGGATAGCAG ACTGCAGGCTGCTGTGGGACTACGTCTATCAGCTCCTGTCAGACAGCCGGTACGAGAATTACATCCGCTGGGAGGATCCAGAGAGCAAAGTCTTCCGCATCATGGACCCCAATGGCCTGGCCAGGCTTTGGGGCAACCACAag AACAGGACCAATATGACGTACGAGAAGATGTCACGAGCACTGAGACACTACTACAAACTGAACATTATCAGAAAGGAGCCTGGGCAAAGACTTCTATTCAG GTTCATGAAAACTCCGGACGAGATAATGAACGGGCAGACGGACCGGCTGGAGCACCTGGAGTCCGACACAGACGAACAAATCTACATCAAAGAGGAATGCTGA
- the etv6 gene encoding transcription factor ETV6 isoform X3: MSESSTVVTKQERSSFSPSANPLPNSTSSPVHAPAARPASRMEDEPARLPAHLRLQPVFWSREDVAQWLRWAEKEFALRPITSGSFQMNGKALLLLTKEDFRYRSPPSGDVLYELLQHILKQRKPHVFYPSAYFPETVRRGTRGAEPVPQHPPTIELRHRSRSPHNTAPRRSPPEQNHPRPVNEDHLQTFSQLPDSNHHMSEDMYPLSVSPAAPNGRCGTPREGPCPGSPGGQEAGPPRVIQLMPSAIMNPLLLSPNRNSSGATVEFRHSRGGPPSQVTLENGRDGKVHHHQIPLIQQQQHLLQQQEEALYRNHIIMPVSPPEDQQMPIGRIADCRLLWDYVYQLLSDSRYENYIRWEDPESKVFRIMDPNGLARLWGNHKNRTNMTYEKMSRALRHYYKLNIIRKEPGQRLLFRFMKTPDEIMNGQTDRLEHLESDTDEQIYIKEEC; encoded by the exons ATGTCTGAATCCTCCACGGTTGTGACCAAG CAGGAGAGGAGCTCTTTCAGTCCTTCCGCGAACCCGCTGCCAAACTCCACTTCCTCCCCCGTCCATGCTCCCGCCGCGAGGCCAGCCAGCCGAATGGAAGACGAGCCTGCCAGGCTGCCTGCGCACCTGC GTTTGCAGCCAGTATTCTGGAGCAGAGAAGATGTGGCCCAGTGGCTACGATGGGCAGAGAAGGAGTTTGCACTCCGGCCAATCACCAGTGGGTCTTTCCAGATGAACGGCAAagccctgctgctgctcaccaaGGAGGACTTCCGCTACCGCTCCCCCCCCTCCG GGGATGTCCTGTATGAGCTGCTGCAACACATCCTGAAGCAGAGGAAGCCCCATGTGTTCTACCCATCTGCCTACTTCCCGG AAACGGTACGGCGGGGAACACGTGGTGCAGAGCCCGTCCCCCAGCATCCACCAACTATTGAGCTGCGGCACCGCTCCCGCTCCCCCCACAACACAGCACCCCGACGATCCCCTCCAGAGCAAAACCACCCGCGCCCCGTCAATGAGGACCACCTCCAGACCTTCTCCCAGCTGCCCGACAGCAACCACCACATGTCTGAGGACATGTATCCTCTATCGGTGTCCCCGGCTGCCCCGAATGGCCGCTGCGGCACTCCCCGAGAAGGCCCCTGCCCGGGCAGCCCAGGGGGCCAGGAGGCAGGCCCTCCTCGCGTCATCCAGCTCATGCCCAGTGCCATCATGAACCCTCTGCTCCTTAGCCCAAACAGGAACAGCAGTGGTGCCACCGTGGAATTCAGGCACAGCCGTGGTGGACCCCCATCACAGGTCACGCTTGAGAATGGACGTGATGGGAAAGTCCACCACCATCAGATACCActgatccagcagcagcagcatctactgcagcagcaggaggaggcaCTCTACAGGAACCATATCATCATGCCTGTTTCTCCTCCAGAGGACCAGCAAATGCCCATTGGGCGGATAGCAG ACTGCAGGCTGCTGTGGGACTACGTCTATCAGCTCCTGTCAGACAGCCGGTACGAGAATTACATCCGCTGGGAGGATCCAGAGAGCAAAGTCTTCCGCATCATGGACCCCAATGGCCTGGCCAGGCTTTGGGGCAACCACAag AACAGGACCAATATGACGTACGAGAAGATGTCACGAGCACTGAGACACTACTACAAACTGAACATTATCAGAAAGGAGCCTGGGCAAAGACTTCTATTCAG GTTCATGAAAACTCCGGACGAGATAATGAACGGGCAGACGGACCGGCTGGAGCACCTGGAGTCCGACACAGACGAACAAATCTACATCAAAGAGGAATGCTGA
- the etv6 gene encoding transcription factor ETV6 isoform X2 encodes MSESSTVVTKERSSFSPSANPLPNSTSSPVHAPAARPASRMEDEPARLPAHLRLQPVFWSREDVAQWLRWAEKEFALRPITSGSFQMNGKALLLLTKEDFRYRSPPSGDVLYELLQHILKQRKPHVFYPSAYFPGNSFHSLPESAVHHIKLEETVRRGTRGAEPVPQHPPTIELRHRSRSPHNTAPRRSPPEQNHPRPVNEDHLQTFSQLPDSNHHMSEDMYPLSVSPAAPNGRCGTPREGPCPGSPGGQEAGPPRVIQLMPSAIMNPLLLSPNRNSSGATVEFRHSRGGPPSQVTLENGRDGKVHHHQIPLIQQQQHLLQQQEEALYRNHIIMPVSPPEDQQMPIGRIADCRLLWDYVYQLLSDSRYENYIRWEDPESKVFRIMDPNGLARLWGNHKNRTNMTYEKMSRALRHYYKLNIIRKEPGQRLLFRFMKTPDEIMNGQTDRLEHLESDTDEQIYIKEEC; translated from the exons ATGTCTGAATCCTCCACGGTTGTGACCAAG GAGAGGAGCTCTTTCAGTCCTTCCGCGAACCCGCTGCCAAACTCCACTTCCTCCCCCGTCCATGCTCCCGCCGCGAGGCCAGCCAGCCGAATGGAAGACGAGCCTGCCAGGCTGCCTGCGCACCTGC GTTTGCAGCCAGTATTCTGGAGCAGAGAAGATGTGGCCCAGTGGCTACGATGGGCAGAGAAGGAGTTTGCACTCCGGCCAATCACCAGTGGGTCTTTCCAGATGAACGGCAAagccctgctgctgctcaccaaGGAGGACTTCCGCTACCGCTCCCCCCCCTCCG GGGATGTCCTGTATGAGCTGCTGCAACACATCCTGAAGCAGAGGAAGCCCCATGTGTTCTACCCATCTGCCTACTTCCCGGGTAACTCCTTCCACTCATTGCCTGAAAGCGCTGTACATCACATAAAGCTCGAAG AAACGGTACGGCGGGGAACACGTGGTGCAGAGCCCGTCCCCCAGCATCCACCAACTATTGAGCTGCGGCACCGCTCCCGCTCCCCCCACAACACAGCACCCCGACGATCCCCTCCAGAGCAAAACCACCCGCGCCCCGTCAATGAGGACCACCTCCAGACCTTCTCCCAGCTGCCCGACAGCAACCACCACATGTCTGAGGACATGTATCCTCTATCGGTGTCCCCGGCTGCCCCGAATGGCCGCTGCGGCACTCCCCGAGAAGGCCCCTGCCCGGGCAGCCCAGGGGGCCAGGAGGCAGGCCCTCCTCGCGTCATCCAGCTCATGCCCAGTGCCATCATGAACCCTCTGCTCCTTAGCCCAAACAGGAACAGCAGTGGTGCCACCGTGGAATTCAGGCACAGCCGTGGTGGACCCCCATCACAGGTCACGCTTGAGAATGGACGTGATGGGAAAGTCCACCACCATCAGATACCActgatccagcagcagcagcatctactgcagcagcaggaggaggcaCTCTACAGGAACCATATCATCATGCCTGTTTCTCCTCCAGAGGACCAGCAAATGCCCATTGGGCGGATAGCAG ACTGCAGGCTGCTGTGGGACTACGTCTATCAGCTCCTGTCAGACAGCCGGTACGAGAATTACATCCGCTGGGAGGATCCAGAGAGCAAAGTCTTCCGCATCATGGACCCCAATGGCCTGGCCAGGCTTTGGGGCAACCACAag AACAGGACCAATATGACGTACGAGAAGATGTCACGAGCACTGAGACACTACTACAAACTGAACATTATCAGAAAGGAGCCTGGGCAAAGACTTCTATTCAG GTTCATGAAAACTCCGGACGAGATAATGAACGGGCAGACGGACCGGCTGGAGCACCTGGAGTCCGACACAGACGAACAAATCTACATCAAAGAGGAATGCTGA